The window TGTCATGTGCGCATCCTTGTTAAGTGCATGCCTTTCATTGCTCGACCTGCTCTAACCATGTCTTGAATTCGAGGGCTTGCTCGGGGGTATTGAGTTGCGTAATCCAGGCGATTTCTTCCGGCACGCTTTGAGAGTCAGAGACTGCGAATACATAAATGGCGTTCTCAAACGTGCACGTCGTCAGCGACTTCAAGGCCGCAACACAGTGTTCAAAAACGAGCGCGCGGTGACGTGCAAAATCTTCATCGGGAATCGAATCAGCCAAGTCCCACAACAGGCTCGACAGGGCGTTGAAGTGTTCGCCACCGAAGGTTACGTGGCTCCATTCAGCGGGTGACCATTTGAAATACGCTCGCTCAGCAGGATCTTCAGCCTGCACGCGCGCCAAGTGATCAGCCGTGTTGAACGACGGCACCAGCGTCCGCGCATCGGCGTCTGAGTACAGCGCAAACCCACAGACATCGGCGGAGGGGTGCGCTTGGCGAAATTGCTCGATGGCTTTCTTGCACGCTACCTGAATATCTCGCTGAAAATGGTCGTTGATCTGGCCCGAGTCGCTCATTCAAAAAAGAACCTCATGAAACCCTCCACATCCGTGCCCTCAACATCGTTGGCCACTTCCCTGGCCCTGAACAGAAAGGCGGGCGTGCGCTACCCCGGGATACGGCGTACGCATTGTCTCGATTGATGTCGCTGTACGGCGGCATGGGTTCGATCAACGACATTGTCCTGTATGAAAACGCAACACCCTTGCTGGACGAAAACAACGAACTGCAAGGGCTGTTATCAGACCTTCATCAGCTTTGCGCAGGGAGCCTTTGAACCCGGCGCCCCACGCTTGCCGATGCTGAAAGCCTTCAGGCCTGCTCGAATCGCTGCTGCAGCAAGTGCCGCGCTGTGCCTGCATTGAGGTAGGTACCGATCAGTTCCGCCAATTGCTCATTCTTGAGCTTTTTGTCGTCCCGGCAGAACTGAATCAACTGCAACTGGACCCAGCGCTTTTTCTTGTCGAGCTTCGCATCAGGCGAAAAGAACGAGCGCGAGGCCAACTCAGGCATCGGGGCATCGTCTTCCAGCAGCAGATTCAAGTGCAGCCCCTGGCCCATTTGCAGACCAAAATCAGCGACGTGCCGAATCGGCAGTGGTGCCTTGAGGTTGGCAAAAACAAAGTGTTCGGGCGTCAGCAACAACGCGGTCTTGTTCGACCGCTTGAGCAAGCGCAACGAGAACGGCAGCAGGCATGCCATCAATACGACGAGCCCCCCACCAGCGACCAGTATCATCGATTTGTTACTCCCTGAAGCCTGCGGCAGCAGGTACGGCAGGATCAGCAGGCCCAACCCCAACAGCATGAAGAACGAGAAGCAACCCAGGGTAATCCACCCGCGCAATCGTGCGCCTTCATGCAGCCGGACTTCCTCCGTGGCATTGCTGGCATGGCTACGCAACGCCTGCACAACCGCCGCATCCTGCTCCACGTAGTGGCCGAGAAAGTCCTCGGTAATGCGCGCACGCAATGCCTGGGGATCGGCGAAATAGTGATCCATCGCGGCGCAGGCTTGTGCCGCGTTGATCGGGCGGGTGCCGCGGCTGACGGCCTCTTCGACCGTGACTTGCAGGGATTCCAGCCGTACGAGATTGGAGGGATGAGTGTCCGATGGATGCGGCAGGCTGGCCGCCATTTCCTCCTCGGGCAGGGTCAGCGTCTGCGCGGCCAGTTCCTGCACCAGGCTGCCTGGCAAATCGCCGGTACGCACGTGTTCGGCACTGGGGTTGGTCGCTCGGGCCACATGGGTCGATACCCCCTGCTGCAACAAGGGGTCGATGGCAGAGATGCGCACCAAGGCCGAAGCGATGGCGATATTCCCTGTCAGCTTCGCGCCCGCCGCGTCCGCCGCCAGCTCCCGCACGCGGCTCCAATGGTTCACCGCATGATCGAAACGCTCCATGAAATACTCACCGAGCATGAACGCCGGCCACAGGGTCGTGCGTTGCAGCACATCGC of the Pseudomonas sp. MAG733B genome contains:
- a CDS encoding DUF4303 domain-containing protein; amino-acid sequence: MSDSGQINDHFQRDIQVACKKAIEQFRQAHPSADVCGFALYSDADARTLVPSFNTADHLARVQAEDPAERAYFKWSPAEWSHVTFGGEHFNALSSLLWDLADSIPDEDFARHRALVFEHCVAALKSLTTCTFENAIYVFAVSDSQSVPEEIAWITQLNTPEQALEFKTWLEQVEQ
- a CDS encoding M48 family metallopeptidase, yielding MRTLKLIAVLILLPLCLGLFGAWELQRSSESIKEFAAINAELGDMHVELEAMAAKPGSSSAMVDINGKRMSVAMALSRIADAEHDLTILQPVSAVMSNLAKGVIALGLLAFLVGVLGLLGLRWAGARASHSRERLLHTFSRVSRLLPYLLVGHIVAMGAAVAAILGFEGLGLWHMGKMAAGEFKLMLIVLMLMLGFLYSIWQMGKQLPVMLRMFQSTPMNVLGQMVTPQQAPALWAYVRQLAEQLGALAPEHIVLGMTEGFYVTSSDVNLLPADTTLKGRTLHVPMLYLGLLDSAETGAVIGHELAHFAGADTEYSLRFVPIYEGIGRSLGVIAETMLQSDVLQRTTLWPAFMLGEYFMERFDHAVNHWSRVRELAADAAGAKLTGNIAIASALVRISAIDPLLQQGVSTHVARATNPSAEHVRTGDLPGSLVQELAAQTLTLPEEEMAASLPHPSDTHPSNLVRLESLQVTVEEAVSRGTRPINAAQACAAMDHYFADPQALRARITEDFLGHYVEQDAAVVQALRSHASNATEEVRLHEGARLRGWITLGCFSFFMLLGLGLLILPYLLPQASGSNKSMILVAGGGLVVLMACLLPFSLRLLKRSNKTALLLTPEHFVFANLKAPLPIRHVADFGLQMGQGLHLNLLLEDDAPMPELASRSFFSPDAKLDKKKRWVQLQLIQFCRDDKKLKNEQLAELIGTYLNAGTARHLLQQRFEQA